A genomic segment from Euleptes europaea isolate rEulEur1 chromosome 17, rEulEur1.hap1, whole genome shotgun sequence encodes:
- the ZNF507 gene encoding zinc finger protein 507: MEEGSNITALVSNIGEQEAVVISEAVLSPPLESGEDQRKCNPDPLIQVIQKLSKIVENEKSQKCPLIGKKRLHPETAVLPVDSQDLPEIPAKSVELPALGTINIEDYYMTDCPPQSKRKVVCYQCSLCKSLSPSLHLLKEHLKQHGQQNEVVLMCSICSFATVSLEEFETHVRCHPDNDDKNHAPSKEQQCTSLSGTTLHGPLESFVKAGPDLAAQHQSTPLTEKGRRKWYTYEQYGMYRCLICSYTCGQQRMLKTHAWKHAGEVDCSYPIFEDENEQATLQDSTVLGVPHNVDTVVLALENSELDLCTDQAVQLHLCGPEQTTYKSSPIEETVKQEAVLSQSALISPQGKLLEEAMLDTDLEQDNLMTDSLLSSAQKIINCSPNKKGHVNVIVERLPSAEEPVLQKPYLTGADVEAEKIIAEQSRVVRGGPGDVFHMDKNSVDLEEVIIGWNSTEKKDGDLSPGKARAVDENAPPTRRRTNSESLRLHSLAAEALVTMPIRAAELTRSSLRAFAEANSLSSDTGQRQADSGYPSHSKLVTSLKAEELPSLSQTDCAFMEIQKDKQELAEGPIKMGISMSLLTVIEKLKERTDQNASDDDILKELQDNVQCQPATDANVLGSNLVEYIPNVDRPFRCRLCHYSSGNKGYIKQHLRVHRQRQPYQCPICEHIADDSKDLESHMINHCKTRMYQCKQCEESFHYKSQLRSHEREQHSLPDIYSTSSSPNKLITCSEMDESGCCAEEGDRISVQKLYRCDTCDYTSTTYVGVRNHRRIHNSDKPYRCSLCGYVCSHPPSLKSHMWKHASDQNYNYEQVNKAINDAMSQSGRCVHLSPSQLLGKTIAEGPEDSSVPLTSHSEVSLLSDSSSQTTNKTTSSNDNQNLSSSSNTSCDSEKNVSLAHLGTEYCVLLFCCCICGFESTNKETLLDHMKEHEGEIINIILNKDHGAAQSVS, from the exons ATGGAAGAAGGAAGCAATATTACAGCATTAGTGTCCAACATTGGAGAACAGGAAGCTGTCGTGATTTCTGAGGCCGTCCTCAGCCCGCCCTTGGAAAGTGGTGAAGACCAAAGGAAATGTAACCCTGATCCGTTAATCCAGGTCATCCAAAAGTTAAGCAAAATAGTTGAGAACGAGAAGTCCCAGAAATGCCCTCTTATAGGGAAGAAACGTTTGCATCCAGAAACCGCTGTGCTTCCAGTCGACTCGCAAGACCTCCCAGAGATACCGGCTAAATCAGTTGAGTTGCCAGCCCTGGGGACAATAAATATTGAAGACTATTACATGACTGACTGTCCTCCACAGAGTAAAAGGAAGGTGGTTTGCTACCAGTGTAGCCTTTGCAagtctctgtctccctctctacATCTTTTAAAAGAACACCTAAAACAACACGGTCAGCAGAATGAGGTAGTACTCATGTGTTCCATATGTAGTTTTGCCACTGTAAGCCTAGAAGAATTTGAAACGCACGTTAGATGTCACCCAGACAATGACGACAAAAACCACGCTCCGTCAAAGGAACAGCAGTGTACGAGTCTCTCTGGTACCACTCTGCACGGACCACTGGAAAGTTTTGTCAAAGCAGGCCCTGATCTGGCAGCACAACATCAGTCTACTCCTCTGACGGAGAAGGGGAGGCGAAAATGGTACACTTACGAGCAATATGGCATGTACCGATGCTTAATTTGTAGCTACACTTGTGGTCAGCAAAGAATGTTGAAAACACATGCCTGGAAGCATGCTGGTGAAGTCGATTGCTCGTATCCCATATTTGAGGACGAAAACGAGCAAGCCACGTTACAAGATTCCACTGTATTGGGTGTTCCTCATAATGTCGATACCGTCGTCCTCGCACTAGAAAACAGCGAGCTTGATCTCTGCACCGACCAGGCCGTTCAGCTCCATCTTTGTGGCCCAGAGCAAACGACCTACAAATCATCACCCATTGAAGAAACAGTAAAACAGGAAGCAGTCCTGAGTCAGTCAGCTCTGATTTCTCCCCAGGGAAAACTGTTAGAGGAAGCGATgttggacactgatctggagcaAGATAATTTGATGACTGATAGCTTGCTGTCATCGGCCCAGAAAATTATTAACTGCAGCccaaataagaaaggccatgttaaCGTCATAGTGGAACGTTTGCCGAGCGCCGAAGAGCCAGTCTTGCAGAAACCTTACTTGACAGGCGCTGACGTGGAGGCCGAGAAGATTATCGCCGAGCAGAGCCGAGTTGTGCGTGGTGGGCCTGGGGACGTTTTCCACATGGACAAAAATTCCGTTGACCTTGAAGAAGTGATAATAGGATGGAACAGCACGGAGAAGAAAGATGGCGACCTTAGCCCCGGAAAAGCCAGGGCGGTTGACGAAAATGCCCCTCCTACGCGAAGAAGAACCAATTCCGAGTCCTTGAGACTGCACTCCTTAGCCGCGGAAGCTCTAGTTACGATGCCCATCAGAGCCGCGGAGCTCACCCGGTCAAGCCTCAGGGCCTTTGCCGAAGCCAACTCTTTAAGCTCAGACACGGGCCAACGACAGGCTGACAGTGGCTACCCGTCCCATTCCAAACTGGTCACTTCCCTCAAAGCGGAGGAGTTGCCGAGCCTGAGCCAAACCGACTGTGCTTTCATGGAGATACAGAAGGATAAGCAGGAGTTAGCGGAAGGCCCCATTAAAATGGGCATTAGCATGTCGCTGCTCACCGTGATCGAGAAACTGAAAGAGAGGACAGACCAGAACGCCTCCGACGACGACATTCTGAAGGAGCTTCAAGACAACGTGCAGTGCCAGCCTGCGACTGATGCCAACGTGCTGGGGAGCAACTTGGTAGAATACATCCCCAACGTGGATCGCCCCTTCCGGTGTCGCTTGTGCCACTACAGCAGCGGCAACAAGGGTTACATCAAGCAACACCTGCGTGTCCACCGCCAGAGGCAGCCCTACCAGTGTCCGATTTGCGAGCATATCGCGGACGACAGCAAGGACTTGGAAAGCCACATGATCAACCACTGCAAGACCCGGATGTACCAATGTAAACAGTGCGAGGAGTCCTTTCATTACAAG AGTCAGCTGCGAAGCCACGAGAGGGAGCAGCACAGCCTTCCGGATATATATTCGACATCATCATCACCTAACAAACTAATAACTTGCAGCGAAATGGATGAAAGT ggttgctgtgcagaggaag GGGATAGGATTTCAGTCCAGAAACTTTACAGATGCGACACTTGTGACTACACAAGCACGACGTATGTTGGGGTGCGGAACCATAGACGGATTCACAACTCTGACAAACCATACCG atgtTCCCTTTGTGGATATGTGTGTAGCCACCCTCCTTCGCTAAAGTCTCATATGTGGAAACATGCAAGTGACCAAAATTATAACTATGAACAAGTGAACAAAGCTATTAACGATGCAATGTCTCAAAGTGGCCGGTGCGTACATTT GTCTCCAAGTCAGCTTCTTGGGAAGACAATAGCTGAAGGCCCTGAAGATAGTTCAGTTCCTTTGACAAGCCATTCCGAGGTCTCGTTGCTGTCAGACTCCTCCAGCCAGACCACAAACAAAACCACGAGTTCCAACGACAATCAGAACCTCAGTTCCTCCTCAAATACCTCATGCGATTCAGAAAAAAACGTGAGTCTGGCCCATCTTGGCACGGAATATTGCGTTCTGCTCTTCTGTTGTTGCATTTGCGGATTTGAGTCCACCAACAAAGAGACCTTACTTGACCACATGAAGGAACACGAAGGTGAAATTATAAACATAATCCTGAACAAGGACCACGGTGCAGCACAGAGCGTAAGCTAA